GTCAGAGAGGTTGATCCAGTTTCCTTTAGATTTAAAAGTTGCTTTTGAGGgtgttttatagaaaatttctttttaaatttttccaaaaatattaacgttttagaataataaatttttctatGAATGCTTTAAAAGTCAGTCCcacaaattaaagaataaaaaaaaatccactaaaaattacttattgagggcaaaatttgtataaaaataccaaattataatttttggatTTCGTTTTAGTTTTCAGTTGTGATTTTGATCCACGTTATTTTGGGATTTTAGTCTCcggattataaaaaaaaaatcgtaatTTTCGTCTAATCCTGAATTTTTGtatatgttttcatttatttaacttacaatttattaattaattaaataaattgttgatagtatttaaagtttaattcaaGAGCAACAAAAATTCAAGTTGTAAATTGTAACACCCatactaatttaattatatactattaatatttcattaggTTTCATTTGTAAAAAGGGTTTtcataaaggaaaatgatactttgacaaacGAGATTTGACAAAATTTTGACACCCACTACGTGTCAGCATGTCATTGGTTCAgcattttgaaaaagaaaaaaattttaaatgacgtGAATGGTTGCGGGCAGGGGCAGAAATTGGTTCAGCGTCCAGttcccaaattcaaattcatttgaaggattttgagaaggaaacctaGAGAGAGAACGAAACCCTCATGAAACCCTCCCAACCCCGTCAGTCGTCCCCCTTGCCACCGTCCACCGGAGGTCCACCCACAGCGGCGCCGACGATCATCTTCTCCGGTCTTCCCACCGACCACCTTGGCGGCTCTTCACGCCGGTCATTCTTCCCGCAACGGCCACCGATCACCGTGACGGGCCGCTCTTGCTGCCGTGTCCTTTCGTCGGCGTTCCGTGCAACGGCCACCTATCAAAGCTCCGCCACCGATCAAAGCTCCGCCACCGATCAACGACCAAACCCTCTTGACGACTCCACCGTCGTTCGCCGTTCAACGGCCACCGGAGGTCCACCAAGAGGCGGCGCCGCCGGTCATTCTTCGCGTCTCTTCCAGCGTCAGTCGTGTCGTTTCCACCGTCGTCGCTCCGCTGTTTCGAAGTATCAATGAATGCTGAAACCACTATTGACGTGGTTTTTGAAGGTTCCGCCGTTCCTTTGGCTAATCTTTGTTATTGTTTGGTGGgtttgagttatttttaaattttttttaccatttaggAGATTGTGTTGTATGGAtcttattatgatttttttagagtttattTAACGTTGCTAAGGTCATCGGAGGTACCCCTAACAAGCTCTTCAAGATGTAAAATTTCATGTCTTTCTCCGTTGGGTCGTTTGTCATTTACTTTTGTACTTTTGACATGTGAGgtgttttatgtttatgttttttttaattttaaatttagggTTGCAGAAAAGTGGTGAGGTTGTCGATTGCCCAGGTTTTAACTGTGATTTCTCATAAGCAAAAGGTCGCGTTGATGGATGCCTACAAGAACAAAAAGTACTTTCCCCTTGATCTCCGCCCNAAGAAGACCAGGGCTATTCGCAAGAGGCTTACTAAGCACCAGGTAATGCCATATGTTCTTCCTTTAATGAACTATTAACTCTATGTTACCAAAAGTATGTAGACTAATGTGAATGTTTTGTTGTTAGAGGTGAAATGTGGAAGAATCCCTTCCTATGTTGTTCGAGAGTGGGGGTCCTATTATTTTTGCTTCTCTTCCTTTGAAGCAAATGACCTCTTATAGTTATAAGGATGTANACTGACcggtttaaaataattttttaattttttagataggcatatttatattttgttagagGATGTATTGTTTTTGAAGTTTTCCTGTTTGATATAGCCATGCTAAGATTGTTTGTCTTTCAGAAAGGTTCTTTTATCCCGATTGAAAGTCAGCGACATTCGTACTTGTCTCTGTCAATCTTTACATACAATGCTAAGTAATTGGATCAATTTGATTTGATGTTGTCCTTTACAAATGTTATCTAATATGTTATTTGGTCCTGAATTTGTTcttgaaacaaaattttagaatataaatNACAAATacttgtgattttgagtttCATTGATATATATAGCTTTAGACACGAGGAAATATAACAATGATTAGGATTTGTATAAAATCTCACACATACGTGAATATTTTCATTCCCCTTTTCTTATTCTTAacgtttattatatttttcttNTTGGATTCTCCGTCCACNTGTGGAACAATGAGTAACAGATTTTTCTGCAGGAAAATTGGGCCATAATCCTCATGGAAATAGAATCTCTCACAGGACTAATCGATGTGTTATACTACCANAACATGCATTNAGTCTTGTATAATTGCTTACTATCCTAAATGATTTTACAAGTAGTTCACTCAAGTGAggatatatataactaaatgaGTAAATAATACATGCGCTTAtactttcatttaatttcaaaacattatgTTTGCTAACTTGACTGATTGACtgcataatttattttgcatgcTTATTAAGCACTACCTAACTACCATAAACCTCTGCTTATAGGAAACTAGGTAAAGGCTCAGGAATTAATGGGCTACAGTTCCTGGTAGCCAAGCCACCTACCTTGGCAACCCAGTTCCATGGGGCACACTACCCACCATTCTGGTAATTGAATTCCTTGTTATTTCCTTTGTGGAGCATCAAAGAAGCATGGAGAAAGACCTAGAGAAGAAGAAATACCTTAGAGGTGCTTTTGATCCTTTAGGGACTGAGGAGAAAGGAAAATATAGCTTTGGTTAAGATATGcaaatttcaaatgaaatttGTATTGCAGGGGACGAGTAGAACGACCGTGGGACGTTTCAAAACTCGAAATTGAGGAAGGCTCATTTTCTAAACATCATAAGGTACCACtttaatgtttatgatttgtAGTTggatcaaattattaaaaaaacactttatactgttttaacattattttagagTTTATAACTTTTATGTAATTATAGTGTTAACtgtaaatcaattaaaaagatatcATATACAAGTaaactttgatattttaaaatttttctagatttaaactaaaagaaaataggaAATTTGAAATGATGCTCTCAAATACTAGTTACATATTAATGACCGatcttgttaattttttaatgcttATGTGCTTTCGGATgaaacacataaaacaataataaagtcTGAGTCTTTAAATATTGTTTGGTACCAAGAAGGCCTATTTTCACATGTAACTCTTCAATAGcctttttttaattctagtgTGTTAAACTTCATATTaaacttgaattatttttgttatggaTACATTGTATTTAGGAGGTATATAATATGTTGTCATTAGAACTTTGGGAACTTGATGCTATTTCAGTATCACTTACAAGGtttgttattcatttttcaGCTAAGAAATATATGTAGTAATATGGTGATTTTCTGTATCAGGAACTCAGATGATAAGGGATCTCATTCATCCAGTCGGGAGGGAGTCTAATAACATTGAACCCTAAAAGAGACATATTCAAGATTCATAATTAGAAGATTAGTGATTTTTTTACCTTAGAAAATAGGCATATTTGATGTAAAAACTTATTTCACAGAGCAGTTGTTGTCTTCGGAGTAATATACGTGGACAAAAATTCTTATCAATGTATGAGTATTCATTATTcatcaattattatattattgtgtgattggttaTGAAGGTTTGaacatctttttttctttcacagaTATACGAAATCATATTCCATTATCGTGAAAAAGGATTAGGTGAATAATATTACTTCCGATCCGATTCGCAAtatcaaaaatttattcatacttagttgaatattcattaaaaacatttataaatttattcatgccaatttttttaaagatgtaTTAGAGATACAAGTGATGTTCATGTATTGATTAtgacatttatatcgaacttcATCCCTAAGGAaatattctttgtaaaactcattgtgcagaaacaacaTTGGGAGCAAAgacaaataagtggggagttcaggcAAAGTTTCTGCACACAGAGGTCAACTATGAAAAtgatattgatttttaagtggaccaattttttttaagatttattgaACATACAAGTGGTGTTCAAGCATTGANTATCACATTTATACCAAACCTCATGGCCAAAGAACCATTCTTtataaaactcattgtgcagaaaTAACACcgggagcaaaggccaaataagtggggagttcaggcAAANTTACTGCACAGAGGGGTTaactgtgaaaatgacattgatttttaggtgaaccaatttctttttttaagaattattggacatacaagtgattttcgggcattgattatcacatttatatcaaaCTCCATGACCAAGGAACCATTNtttgtaaaactcatttttGTAGAAACAACCTTGGGAGCAAAGACCAAATAAGTGGAGAGTTCANGTAAAGTTTCTNCACACAGGGGTCGAGTGTGAGaatgacattatttttaagtgaaccaatttttgttaagacttattggacatacaagtgattttcaggcattgattatcacatttatattgaACTTCATGGCCGAGGAaccattatttataaaactcaTTTTATAGAAACAACCTTGGGAGCAAAGGCCGAATAAATGGAGAGTTTAGGAGAAGTTTTTGCACACAGGGATCAActatgaaaatgacattgatttttaagtgaaccaattttttttttaagatttattggaCTTACAAGTGGTGTTCAAACATTGAATATCACAATTATGTTGAACTCCATGACCAATGAACCATTCTTtataaaactcattgtgcagaaacaacactGGGAGCAAAGACCAAATAAGTGGGAAGTTCAGGCAAAGTTTTTGCACACAAGGGTTATATgttaaaatgacattgattattaagtaaaataatggtataaatactttttttagttcaattaaatttctattatgATTTACATAAAAAAGACAAACTTGTGAAATTTCAACAACTtatttaccaaattttttattaaacactttttatttatcttttaagaatcaatttaaatatttattcatatttatgttCAAATATTTAAGATCTACATgattatataatcaataaaagttTCAAGAATTAAAAGACTGAACTAGTGAATATAATTTGTGAATATAATTTCGagtttaaaattgaaagagaaattcaatgttttgttttggtcaaaattaaagaacttgAAGGGCTTCGCcctaaaagaaaaggaacacCATGAgagcataaaagaaataaagtaaaaaattaattaaaaatacattacatAAACTTTTGTATTGCTATCTCCATGTGGTACCAAATAGTATCCAACCAAAGAGGATAATTCAAAATGTAGCACCTAAGTATAATGTGTCAAATCTCCCAAACTAGATTCATACTctctcactcaacttttctacAACTTcacattcattttttcttttacttgtgAGCAAGTGCTCTTTGAAACTTTTCCAATGGAAGACCAACAAGCCTTGGGAATATTGGTAAAACCTGTCaccatcaaaatttgaaaacaagttgatttagaaaaatatctaCTATTAAACAGCAAGAGCATGATGTGCTAAAAATTATTAGTACTATTTATGGAAAAATTACTGAAGATGGAAATGGCATCTTCAGGCAAGCCAGACTCAACTTAATTTCCTAGTCACAAAAACATTGATATAAATTCtacttctaaaataatatttacaactGAATCTAGATTTGATTTTGGATAGGTGAGAACCTTATCATCTGGCAAATGTTATGAATAAGAAtaccaaatatattttatcttataagtACCAACAAATGCTTTGGATAAGATCCTGAATCATTATATCTCTTTCTAATTTTATGTCAGCAACACATAATTTATGATGGTGATTGCCAACATTATTAAATTACTGATCCAAATTTTCCATATCTATGATAGAGGATAGCGGAATATTGTGTATACTGAGAAATAGCTAAAATTAGATGCAGAATAGAACACCCTAAACATTAATACAAATGGGTTTTAAGCTCCTTGCACTCATAAAATGGTTTGGGGTCTAGTATGAAATTTcctcaattatattttataagccAGAACAACAGTGCAcctacaaatgaaaaaaaaaaaattaaaggaaactaagcaataatataaataaagaggtaataaaagaaaatatcaatataacCTCTTGTTTGGAAAGCGAAGAAGAATTGTAACATCCTGCAATGATCACTGGCGCAGCTGTGGGTGGACCTCCGATGGACGGTGGCAAGGGGAACGACTCACGGCTGGGAGGGTTTCGTGAGGGTACGGGAAGAATGATCGGCGTGAAGAGCCGCCAAGGTGGTCGGTGGGAAGACCGGAGAAGATGATCGCCGGCACCGCTGTGGGTGGACCTCCGGTGGACGGTGGCAAGGGGGACGATTGACGGGACTGGGAGGGTTTCGTTCTCTCTCTCtaggtttccttctcaaaatccttcaaatgaatttgaatttgggaaCTGGACGCTGAACCAATTTCTGCCCCTGCCCGCAACCGTCCacgtcatttaaaatttttttctttttcaaaatgttgAACCAATGACACGCTGACACGTAGtgggtgtcaaaaatttgtcaaatctcgtttgtcaaagtatcattttcctttcataaatgatttcaagaaaattatataaaaaaattaatatatgtgtaaaatatatgataagatgtttcaaactatttttcatatttacgACTTAGAAGATAACTAATAATactatattatagttttaaaaGATGATactagattattttattataaaaagttagaatataaatataattttctattatttgacttttattttataagattctttttagaaaatcttttattttttttttttatgtttttctctaaatattttattttatccttcaATTGTTTGAATATGGAATACATTATGGAATTTCTAGTATTAAGGTTTATAATTCTACTCGATCAAGATCTTGGACATAATAAATTcatcttttgaattttattaataaatatgttcACTTATGATTATAAGGGTGTGTTCTAATCATTAATCAAAGTTTTCTATATGCATATAGAAAAATTTGTGTGAGGTTGAGCTTGTGTGAAACACCTTTTTTGTTTAGCATTGCTTATCCAGATAAGGAAAACTAGTTTTTATTGTTAATCTAATAATGTTTGATGTGTGAACTGTGACTTCTGAAGATAGAAATTGGTATGTAAATTGAAatgataatttgtttaaatggATGTTGTACTGATTCGTAAATTGCTTAAGTTGATATGTGATTTTGTGAAATTGCTTAAGTCGATATGTGATTTTGGTAAGGATATTTAATCTGTTCTAATGGAATTatctaaataagaaaattggGTAATCTAGTATCGATAAATCGAGAATTTCCTTTCTGGTATAATGATGGGCAGTATTATAGTACCATTGGACTTGAGtatgaaattaaaagtaaacGAGTTCCAATGTTGGTAGCGCAAGGCATCACCTTCAAACTACTGGGCGCTCCCTTGACAATGAGGTTCAATGGTCCAGGACACTGGTTGCCATGTTAGGATCGTATGGTGCTTACTTAGCAGTGAGCCTCAAAGGGATTCAAAATTGGGCATTGGGAGTTTACCGTTAGGTGCCACTTGGGATTTTACTTCCAGGGTTCCAAGTCCTTCTAGCCTTGGGTGCTAAGGAGTGTTTGTTGGCATtgctttatttaatatatgaaacttcattttataaattttatgtggctattaactaaaaaaagattaattatatgTGAAAAGGAAGATTTATGGAATTTGTGAATGTTGAATATACTTTGAAGTAATTGTATTTTTACTTTGGTTTGGTATATATGGAATGATGAGAAGACAGTTATTCCTACATTAGTGCAATAAAGAGTTTTcgtaaaaattatattagacaTTGAGTTTTGGTTCTATAATAGAAGCATATCCAAGCAAGGTAAAAACGAGTGACTTTTTAGCTTCGATTATCAATCGAAGCATAAAGGTCCCTATTAATCGAAGCAtgaaactataaataaataataacaaatacaaaaaaaaatgaggattAACCTTCGGTTCAAATtagtgctgtcaaaatggaTTAGAACAGGCCAACCCAGCCCGCCACGAGTTCAGGTCAGGTTGGGtttgataaaaatgaatttttttttatatggactATTTTTTAACCCGACTCACTTAGAACCCAACTCTGAACCTATGGTGAGCCGGATTGGCTCATCAACCCacctattttaatttaattatttattattttgtgtttgattattattagttaacattttcttattgtattgtaaatgggaataaagaaaaagattattcaagagagcaaaatattataaattcatctATTCAAGacttttatcttataaataaaaaatgacaaaaattatcaatattataaacttatttatttgcttttttgGGTTTGCTTTTGGGTTtactgattttaattttaagggtATTTTACCTTAGTTCTTAGAAGAACcggagaaaaacaaaaacaggaTATTTTGCTTTggttcttaaaattaaataatattttaaatcgtAAAGAGTATTAAGTTTTGGTTCTTCCATAACTAAAGTCAAATACCACTTTATGCTTCAGTTACGGTTATAATCGAAGATTAATGTAggcattttttttgtaatacttttttttttgttttttctatatattaaacttgtataaaatgctacaaaaccaacagaaaaataacacattatatttatcacactcataatttagaatataaatataatatgttattctTACAACAAGTAAATGTGTTAAATACTAATACAATatatatcaaacataaaaaaaaatacattaaacataaaaaatgttgtttaaatagtataaatactATAAAGGAATTATTACATGATCAATAAAATAGAACACTTAaacttaaagaaatataaaatattcatacaaTTATCCATTATAACTatacataaaacaaatattcacATAGGGTCTCTCAGAAGGTAATTATACTAAGCTAATTACTAACCTCTAACTATACATTTGGACTATCACACCTCCTAATACCTGCACCACTGAGACATCAttatcctctgctcacaccAATCAGGTGATCATTGCCAAAGAGATCAAGCatacataaataaacaaacaagaaacacacaaaaaaaggGTAACTTaatgttaaagaaaaacaaacacataataTTGAGATTCATCATACAATACTTTTCATACACAGTTAAACAAATCATCCTAAGCATGTTATAAACCTAGACTTGACTATCCGAATATAATATGAATGTTGAGTTATGGTTAGTCATGCATTTATGGTGACCTCTATTGTTCTACAGAGTTATTGTTAATGGGTTTTACCTTACCACACACACAAGGTTGGTCTATTTCACGCCTTAGGCCATAATTGAGAACCTAAACTAGGACCTCATGCTACTttcaccacatgcatcactcctctctaattgagaatgaatgagGATTAGAGTGTCAGGATAACTCCCATGAGTGAGCTTCCTACATCCACACCAACAACACTTTGATACTACCACTAAGAATTCCTTCTTATAACTCTTAAAACCACAATTCCATATCATCATGCATTTCAAACCATATCACCGAGTATACAATAAAACATCATACCATTTAGATCCAAACAtagtagagaaaaaaaaaactaccaaGAATGCTCAAACCTACTCACCCAACTCCAGAATCATAACACCTAGCAAGTAGATCCCGTCACACAGCGAGAGCTCAAACAAAGAGTTTCTCCAGCCTAGCAAGCTAGCTCGTCTAGCTTTTGAAACCCACTGCCAAAACACCCCAAACACTCGCCCAGTGAGCTTCTTGCTCGTCTAACCACTCTGCAAAATTCTGAGAATAACAATTCCATAGAATTTGCACCCTCTCAACCTCACATGGCCTATCTTATGCACTTCTACCAACTTTTATCACTTTCATATGGTATTTTAAGCCCCAATTGACTTATCCAAGTGTATATGACCTAACTCAAACCAAGCTTAAATTCATTTTACCATGAAAATCCTCACTCAATCCAACTAAAATACCATTATGTAGACCATAATTACATTCTCCCCTTTCTAACACATAACTTAGCTACTTAGGGGTCTAAACAAGTCACAAATGACTCAAAAACAGACCCAAAAATAG
Above is a genomic segment from Vigna radiata var. radiata cultivar VC1973A chromosome 10, Vradiata_ver6, whole genome shotgun sequence containing:
- the LOC111242700 gene encoding 60S ribosomal protein L35-like, which encodes MNAETTIDVVFEGSAVPLANLCYCLGCRKVVRLSIAQVLTVISHKQKVALMDAYKNKKYFPLDLRPKKTRAIRKRLTKHQKGSFIPIESQRHSYLSLSIFTYNAK